The Carassius carassius chromosome 16, fCarCar2.1, whole genome shotgun sequence genome window below encodes:
- the LOC132159311 gene encoding uncharacterized protein LOC132159311: MEGDSVTLPTGVSQIQEDDLIMWMSGNYCIAKLNISSQVISETHNIFRDRLKLDHQTGSLTIANIRSTDSGLYKAQMIGQQVSKKTFNVTVIARLPVPVITSYCPQNPSPSGSSVSRCVLLCSVVNVGHVTLSWYKGNSLLSSISVSDLSISLSLPLEVEYQEKNSYSCVINNPFRNQTQHLDITQLCQPCSECVCCCKSTEAVIRLAVSALVGVATVVVLVYDIRSRRAEQKEQAMKSLSDNN, encoded by the exons ATGGAGGGCGATTCTGTCACCTTACCGACTGGTGTGTCTCAAATACAAGAGGATGATCTGATAATGTGGATGAGCGGAAACTACTGTATCGCTAAACTCAACATATCATCCCAAGTCATCTCTGAAACTCACAACATATTCAGAGAccgactgaagctggatcatcagactggatctctgaccatcgcAAACATCAGAAGCACAGACTCCGGACTTTATAAAGCACAGATGATTGGACAACAAGTGTCAAAGAAAACTTTCAATGTCACTGTCATCG CTCGTCTGCCCGTTCCTGTTATCACCAGTTACTGTCCTCAAAATCCTTCTCCGTCAGGATCATCGGTGTCCAGATGTGTACtgctgtgttcagtggtgaatgtgggtcatgtgactctctcctggtacaaaggaaacagtttattgtccagcatcagtgtgtctgatctcagcatcagtctctctctacctctggaggtggaatatcaggagaaaaacagctacagctgtgtgatcaacaatcccttcagaaaccagactcaacatctggacatcactcaactctgtcaACCATGTTCAG AATGTGTCTGCTGTTGTAAGTCAACTgaagctgtgatccgattggctgtctctgctctggtgggcgtggctactgTTGTTGTTCTGGTTTATGACATCAGATCTAGAAGAGCTGAGCAGAAAGAACAAGCTATGAAATCATTATCGGACAATAACTGA
- the LOC132159312 gene encoding gamma-glutamyl hydrolase-like: MYCQVLVLAVFAAFQCGFPASCTRSLNDRPIIGILAQENLEDDPHAQGSSYIAASYVRHLESAGARVVPIHINRTEEEYEKLFNAINGLLLPGGNVDIDKSQFTRVAKNELAIKVSANDVSDYFPIWGTCQGFQQLTVLTSNKNLLTLTDTKAVALPLTFSPAWHCYCNSVRANHKRFYRVLTTNTDGKKELISTMEAYQYPFYAVQWHPEKSPFEWIEKDGMVHTLSAIKAAFYTAHFFVSEAMKNHHRFSSQSEEEKSLIYNYQPVFKGMNSIFLQN; the protein is encoded by the exons ATGTATTGCCAGGTGCTCGTGCTCGCGGTCTTTGCCGCTTTTCAATGCGGTTTTCCAGCATCATGCACTCGTAGTTTAAATGACAGACCAATCATCG GAATTTTAGCCCAGGAAAACTTAGAAGACGACCCTCATGCACAGGGCTCTTCTTATATAGCTGCATCATATGTGAGACACTTGGAGTCAGCTGGTGCCAGGGTTGTACCAATTCA CATAAATCGCACAGAGGAGGAGTATGAAAAACTGTTCAACGCAATTAATGG TTTGCTGCTTCCTGGTGGGAATGTGGACATCGACAAGTCTCAGTTTACCAGAGTGGCAAAGAATGAACTTGCAATAAAGGTAAGT GCTAATGATGTTTCGGATTATTTTCCGATCTGGGGCACCTGCCAAGGCTTCCAGCAGCTCACGGTTCTGACTAGCAACAAGAACTTATTGACCTTGACTGACACCAAAGCAGTCGCCCTGCCACTGACCTTCAGCCCAG CTTGGCATTGCTACTGTAATTCTGTAAGAGCAAATCATAAGCGTTTTTATCGAGTCCTGACAACAAACACAGATGGCAAGAAGGAGTTAATTTCCACCATGGAGG CATATCAATATCCCTTCTATGCTGTTCAATGGCATCCAGAGAAAAGCCCATTTGAGTGGATTGAGAAAGATGGTATGGTGCACACACTCTCAGCCATCAAAGCTGCGTTCTACACTGCCCACTTCTTTGTTTCTGAAG caatgAAAAACCATCATCGGTTTTCTTCgcaaagtgaagaagaaaaatctCTGATTTACAACTATCAGCCTGTCTTCAAAGGCATGAACAGCATCTTTCTTCAAAATTAA
- the LOC132159517 gene encoding uncharacterized protein LOC132159517, with protein sequence MKSVSVMEGGSVTLQTDTEIIKDDLILWRFGDEDSPMAEVNRSAQIISVSESTRGFKDRLQLDHQTGSLTVRNITTDHSGIYKAQIIGNKMIRKMFNVTVYARLPVPIISRDCSSSSSSSCSVVNVSHVTLSWYKGNSLLSSISVSDLSSSVSLHLEVEYQDNNSYSCVLNNHISNQTQHLDTGELCQIHSDSECVCCCDTTKAVIQLVISALVGVATVVVLGFEITSGKAEKKRQTHTKTTHTSTSALH encoded by the exons AtgaagtcagtgtcagtgatggagggaggtTCTGTCACTCTACAGACTGATACTGAAATAATAAAAGATGATCTGATTCTGTGGAGATTCGGAGATGAAGACTCTCCCATGGCTGAAGTCAACAGATCAGCCCAGATCATCTCAGTTTCTGAGAGTACCAGAGGATTCAAGGACAGATTGCAGTTGGACCACCAGACTGGATCTCTCACTGTCAGGAACATCACAACGGACCACTCTGGCATTTATAAAGCACAGATCATTGGAAATAAGATGATAAGAAAAATGTTCAATGTCACAGTTTATG CTCGTCTGCCTGTTCCTATCATTAGCAGAGActgttcttcatcttcatcttcatcttgttcagtggtgaatgtgagtcatgtgactctctcctggtacaaaggaaacagtttattgtccagcatcagtgtgtctgatctcagcagcAGTGTCTCTTTAcatctggaggtggaatatcaggataacaacagctacagctgtgtgctcaacaatcACATCAGTaaccagactcaacatctggacacTGGTGAACTCTGTCAGATACATTCAG ACTCTGAATGTGTCTGCTGTTGTGACACTACTAAAGCTGTGATCCAATTGGTCATCTCTGCTCTGGTGGGTGTGGCTACTGTTGTTGTTCTGGGTTTTGAAATCACATCCGGAAAAGCTGAAAAGAAAAGACAGACTCATACAAAAACAACTCATACATCAACTTCAGCCCTACACTGA